In Cytobacillus sp. IB215665, the genomic window ACCTCAATGGATATTCTTTCAAATACCATATTTTAAAGTAGGGGTAGTTGAAATGTAGAAACAAATCATTACACCTAAAGAGTTAAAGAAATCATCAAAGGTATCATTTACTTTTGAATTATTGTTCTTATTACTATAGTTAAGCTTTCGACTGTTCAAAAAGGTTTGATGTGAGCTCAGTTATTATAACAGCGTATTAATTCACATTCATTTAATGACCTCAAGATGATAGGTATTGATTCTAATACTATACATAGTAGCAACTCAGAATATAAAATTAAATTCGTTTGCAAGACATCTTTAAAATTAAATTACTTAAGTGAAAATCATTGGAGAGAAATAACAGCATAATCACAAATTTTTTCTCTTAAATAAAATAATAAACATATCACAGTATTTATCAGCTAATTTACATAAAACACGCTTGGAAATATCCAAGCGTGTTTTATCTAGATTTCTAAAAACCTTCTTAAAAAACGGCTTATGCTTTATAGAATATGTAGCTAAAGCTGTTTTCGCGTTGTTTACTTATAATTTAGGCAAAAAAATAAATGTGATACATACGTGCCTATTGTAAAAAATGTAAGTTTACTATATACTACATTACAACAGTAATGCACTATGTTAGAGAGGAGGCGGAGACAATTCTAAATACAGAAAGCACTAAGCCAATATATGTGCAAATTGCTGAGTGGATTGAATCAGAGATCTTAAATGGCCATTTCCAAAGTGATGACAAGGTGTATTCACAATATCAATTAGCTGATATGTATACGATTAATCCAGCAACTGCAGCGAAAGGGCTTAGTCTTCTAGTGGACGAAAATATTCTATACAAAAAACGCGGACTTGGAATGTTTGTCTCTGGTGGAGCAAAAGACATGATTATCGCTAAAAGAAGAAATCAAACATTGAAGGGGTTAATACAGGAGTTGGTTTTAGTAGCTAATCATTTGCAAATAGAAGATAACGAATTAATTGAAATGATAAGAGAAGAAATGGTTAAGGAGGAGAGAGAATGAGTGTAATTGAATGTTCTGACTTAACGAAAAGATATGTAAGAAAAAATGTCTTAAACAACCTATCTTTTTCCATAGAGGAAAATAAAATTACAGGATTAATTGGACGAAATGGCGCTGGAAAAACGACTTTGTTAAAAATAATAGCAGGGTTCCTAAAAGAAACATCAGGTGAAATCAAAGTTTATTCCAACAAGCCTTTTAATAATTTGCACGTCTCAGCAAATTCCATCTTTGTGGATGATTTAATGAGTTTTCCTCAAGCGGTATCACTAGGTGAACTGTTAGAAGTTGCTGAACGCTTCTATCCTAATTGGAATAAGCAATTAGCAAGTAACCTATTTAACTATTTTTCTTTTGATCCTAAGTATTATCACACTAGACTTTCAAAAGGAAAGAAAAGTACGTTTAACATGATTATCGGTTTAGCGTCGCGTTGTCCGTTAACAATATTTGATGAACCAACTACGGGAATGGATGAAGCAGTGAGAAAAGATTTTTATAAGGTATTGGTTAAGGATTATATTGCTTTTCCCCGTACTATTATTCTATCCAGTCACCATTTGGGTGAAATAGAAGATATATTGGAAGATGTTTTACTTATTAAAAATGGAGAAAAACAATTGCATATGACGATGGATGAACTAAAGGAGTGGGCAGTTGGCATAAAAGGACCGACCGATGAAATAGCAAAAATGACTAATGGAAAAGAAGTTATTTTCAAAAATCGATTAGGTAAGAATACCGATTATGTGGTTGTAAAAAATGATGTTTCTGACACTTCAACCCTTCAAGCTCGTCATCGAGGTATCGAAATCTCTCAAGTGAAAGTCAGTGATCTATGTGTTTATTTGACTAGTGAAACGAAGGGAGGTATTGAAGATGTCTTTGACGACAGTGACATTAGCAAATACTGTTAAAAACCAATATTTTTACAAGCTCAAGGCAAACATAGATTCTTTTAGTTCACTCATAGGAATCCAGGTTTTAGGTATACTCTTTTCACTTGGTGGAATTGGAACATCTTCGATGGGTGGAAATAATGTTCACATTAATATCCAGTACTATGCAGCTGATATCGTCATTGTCTTTACATTAATTTGGGCTTTTTCTACAGCAATTACGATAACGACTAGACCACAAAGAAACCATGATTTTACGTTTATAACCAATCGACTTAGCAGCAGTCTCTCGAATATTCTCTTTTTAATTACGGCTACCATTGTAGGGAGCATTACAGCCATTTTATCTGGGAATGTAATACAATTTCTAGGATTTTTATTTACTGATCAGCAGCTCTATATTCTTAATACTGGAATCCAAGAACTTGTTATCGGTATAAGCGCAATCTTTTTGTATGGGCTAATTGTTAGTGCAATAGGTTACTTTATTGGAACACTGATTCAAGTAAGTAAGTTATTTATCATTGTTATTCCAGTGTCGTTGTTAGGTTTCATTTTTCTTGAAGCTACCTTACTTGAAGGGACAATAAGGGATAATTATTTATCTGTCATCAAAATTTTTGAATTTTATGTGACGGAACCAATATTTGTATTATTTATTGTAAAAGTTTTGATAACTTCTAGCTTGTTTTTTATGGCTGCCATTAGCATCCTGAATCGAATGGAGGTAAGGAAATGATTTCCTTCGAGCTAGCTACATTTCAAATTATTTTATTTATCATATTAGTAGGGCTGTTCTCTTTAATGATTAAAGCCGGGAAAAAGATTAGCTCTTTAAAAATAACTCATTGGCTACTTTTTATATACACAGGATTACTTTTATTAAGTTCTGTATTTATAGCTTTCGTCTCCGATGATTCATTAAAACAGCAGGAAGTAAAACAAGGTGAAACAGATCATGACTTCTTTTCATTATTGAGCAGTATAGAGATAGATAAGCTTGATCCAGACTATATTATAATAGCAAAAAGCTTTGATGATTATAGACATCAAACATTGGAAGTTAACTTTTCAGAAGAGTATAGTCCACACGTGATTGTAGAAAGAAAATTGAGTAGTGATAACAGGATTGAAGCATTTAACTTAAGTAGTGGATTGTTTGTAGATGGTATCAATTTTTCTAGTAAGGTAGCTCCTGTTGGTTTTATATTAAATGATAATAGACTAATTATTAACTCTCCTTCACAGGATATAAATATTAAACTAGTAAAAGCTCCGTTTCCAGTTCGGCAATTTACAGAAGAGTCACTTTTTAATCAATATGATGGGAGAGTATATCAAGTTATTTATTTAAAAGTACCAAATGATGTAGAGTTAATAGAGGGTTCGTTTGTGAATTTTAGTTTTATTGAGAGATGAGACACTTAAAATGTTCTACATGGCTAAAAAGCCGTGTAGAACATTTTAACGTGGCTAAAAATACGTATAATGTATAGATTTCTATTTATTTCTGTTCTTCTCTCTATACCGTTTTACCTTAGATATCGTCCCACATGCTCTTCCAGTGGGACTATTTGCGTTCATATTACACCACTTTTTAGTACCACTTTTTGATTGATCATAAAAGGCCCACTTACAATCTGGACAAATTTTTAGTCGATGAAAGGTTCCTGTGTTGATTAAAGTCAAAATGTCTATCAGTATATAGTCGATTAGACTTTTTCTTTTATATTTGTAAATCAGGTTATAGACTGGTTTGTTGTTTTGTATTTGAACCTCGTACGCAATTTGCCTTCTTTTAATCCATTCATTGATGAGCTCTCCATCATTTTTTTCAATCGTCGTCCGTATGTCTGACCGAAATGAGATAACTTCATCTAAAAAATCATTGGAATTTTCGATTGTTAGATGTTCATGAATATAATTCGAGACATCAGATATAGTTCCAAAATGATCTTTAGGTATTCTGTCTTTGTTAGGAATTTCCCAAGTGTTCAAAAAAGATAATACTTCGTTAATTTCTTTGTTCTTATCCATAATTGTAACCACCAATCAATTTTACAGGTTGCATTATGATTCATTATAACATAACATAAATGTAACCATCTAAATAAAAAGATGGTTACAACTAAAGGGGGTTACTATGAATCAAACAACGAAAGTTATCTTATTTTCAGCATTTTGGATGAATCTTGCAGGTTTTGCCGTAATATCTTTTTTTGCAGTTTATTTGTCAAATACACTTTATTACTCAGTAGTAGAGACTGGAACAGTATTATCTTTAATCGTTTTAACCTCCAGTGGGTTACCTCTTTTAACTGGAGGACTCGGAGATAAATACGGTTATAAAAATTTAATGGGATTAGGATTGTTAATAAGGGGAACAGGCTTCATTATTTTAGCAATGTCAGAGTCCTTTTACTTCGTCTCTTGTGGAGCTGCTCTTATTGGGGTAGGATCTGCATGTTATGAACCTTCATCAAGAGCATTTTTCTCATCAATAAAGCAAGAGGATCTAAAAAAGAGAGTGTTTACTAATTTAAACCTTTCACTAAATGCCGGAGCAATTATTGGACCTCTTATGGGAGGGGTGTTACTATTTGTTAATCCTAGCTATCCATTTGTCATTAGTGGCATTCTATTTTACATATTATTCGTAGTACAACTCATGTTAATAAAGCGTAGCGATTATACAATGAGT contains:
- a CDS encoding GntR family transcriptional regulator, with the protein product MHYVREEAETILNTESTKPIYVQIAEWIESEILNGHFQSDDKVYSQYQLADMYTINPATAAKGLSLLVDENILYKKRGLGMFVSGGAKDMIIAKRRNQTLKGLIQELVLVANHLQIEDNELIEMIREEMVKEERE
- a CDS encoding ABC transporter ATP-binding protein, with translation MSVIECSDLTKRYVRKNVLNNLSFSIEENKITGLIGRNGAGKTTLLKIIAGFLKETSGEIKVYSNKPFNNLHVSANSIFVDDLMSFPQAVSLGELLEVAERFYPNWNKQLASNLFNYFSFDPKYYHTRLSKGKKSTFNMIIGLASRCPLTIFDEPTTGMDEAVRKDFYKVLVKDYIAFPRTIILSSHHLGEIEDILEDVLLIKNGEKQLHMTMDELKEWAVGIKGPTDEIAKMTNGKEVIFKNRLGKNTDYVVVKNDVSDTSTLQARHRGIEISQVKVSDLCVYLTSETKGGIEDVFDDSDISKYC
- a CDS encoding CGNR zinc finger domain-containing protein; translation: MDKNKEINEVLSFLNTWEIPNKDRIPKDHFGTISDVSNYIHEHLTIENSNDFLDEVISFRSDIRTTIEKNDGELINEWIKRRQIAYEVQIQNNKPVYNLIYKYKRKSLIDYILIDILTLINTGTFHRLKICPDCKWAFYDQSKSGTKKWCNMNANSPTGRACGTISKVKRYREKNRNK